The nucleotide sequence ATATACCTGTCTCGACCCTTACATCTCCGGGAATTCACCGGAAAATCCTCGAAAGCTGtcggactcgccggaaactgggtaagattcaaatgagtataacttctttaTTACTCAActaaattgggtgaaacaaaaacgaaagttgtatttctcgaagagacgaagagaatggtacctcgcaCGACATCTAAAtctccgtggtttggccggaaaacgcctcgaaagttccggccaaactttgaactttccGATCTCTGTGTTTTTGCgtccaaaacttccaacgaagcactccgagcttcctaagaacctccttaagctcactataagcttaaaaactcctaaaaatcaaccaataattattgcatgaacagtgactCAAACGGAGGTAAGTGGTTCGACGTGAAAACAGTGGAAATCTTACCTGAAAATAGTATGGATGAACTCGTATTGACGAGATGAACACGATGGTGATCTTTGTTTCCTCGATCTATGAAGATTTGATGAACTTTGGTGATGATCCgtgtatagagagagagagagggagtgttcgaagggagagagagatagaaagaTGTTTTTCTGATTTGAGGGAGGGGTCAGAACATACAGAAAAAAATGGGATAGTGGAGACCGAATGATGAAGGGGAGTGCACGGGTAGGATTTTACACTTTAAAATTTTATGCACACACGTACTagcgtgtacaatttaaatgcgatagcgAGAAATAAAATGGAAAGCGTTAAGAATAAGTCAACGTCTcttgccaataagggcataatcGTCAATACATATAttcggggagaaattacataggaaaattagggacaGGTCGTCACACTCACTGCAAAACAAATACTGAAGAagccaacatatatatatatacacacacacatacacagtGCAATCATatcatattaaaagaaaaactaaaaccAAGTAGGTTGGCTCTGATGCCAAATGTAAACTTTAATAAAACCTAGGGTTAATACTACAAGGTTTTGGTGACATGCACACGTGGTATTTTTGACGAACTGGTATTAGCAATGGTTCAGGATTTTACCTGAATAAGCCATTACACAAATTGAAGCCTCTTACTTTGATCTTCTACTCAATGGAAACCTTATGTTCTCTTCTAGTAATGGATCTAGATTTTATCTCAGAAAATGGAACCAACTTCCTTGAGCAGGGACCAAGTATATATAGACATCTACACATCTCATCATAACCACCTCCTCCCATTAAGGATAGCAGTTTGATAACTGCAAGCATTACGCTTGTCTTCCGATCATGGGGTGTTTCTCTCCTTCATCACGTAATCCTTATGGTCCTACATTATAGGAGATTCAATTAACCAAGTCATTAACTCCTAACTGAACTCTAGTGTCTGATATGGATAATtaacattaattataattagtAAAATCCAAACAAGTTCCGACACGAAAACGATTAGAAGGCATGGATTAGAATAGCCATAGATTCATGAAACAATTCATTACAATTGCAATGATCGATCATATAGCAGTAACAGCACCCTCTCCACGAGGAGGGAAAAGCAAACCATCTAACCTAGCACACCCAGTTTCCGAATTTTTCTATACCTAGTGTTGCTTTTCTTCCTTGCGTAACCAATTTAAGTTATTAGACTTGAACATTGTTAATTGGAATTAGTAAGGGATAGTAACGAGGCAAATACTAATATAACAAAGAGAAATACCAATTCAGGTAACAACATATATTAACGGTTGGTTCTATCGTTATCTTCGAGTTTTCTTGGTGTAGGACTTACTTTCTTTGCAATCTTATGTATTATAAAATATTCATTTTGTACTCTTTTTTATTAGTTGTATGTCCTGGACTCGTTCCTGCAATTGCATACTTCATTTTATTcaaatttacatattttatttacGTTCGTTCTATCGTTATAATTTGTATGCATGTTTAAAACGGCTTCATCACCCTCAGATGTCGGTTAGCGCATATCCATTGTAATATACGGGGAGATCGGGGCTGGATGTGTCACATTATCCAAGACAATTCAACAAGACTTGAGTGGATCCCAGAATGCTGACTAGAAATGTCGTTTTCGTCTTCCAAATACCGATTGACgaaaagtagcacatgttggGTAAAATTCAAAGAAGCAGGACAGCTGTCAACACTATCATTAATGTACACGGAAAAACAAGTGCGGTCAAGTCTGATGGCTTGCGGTCAAAATCCGATGGTTTTGAGGAAAGGGAGGGTAGGATTCTTTGGTAGTCCGATGGCTTGCGGTCAAAATCCGATGGTTTTGAGCCAAGGGAGGGTAGGATTCTTTGGTAGTCCGATGGCTTGGGCCTCTGATCGTCTAATTCTCTATTGCCCTCGCAGTTGCTGTGATTGTGCCAAGGGTTTGATACATGCATCTGCCAAGAAAATGTTACTCAAAGCTTTGCTTGTTGTGTCCCTCCTCATCCCATTTTGCACTTCCATTGACACCATAGAAATGGACCAACATGTAAAGGATGGTGATCTTCTGGTGTCCAAAGAAAACATCTTCGCATTAGGGTTCTTCAGCCCCAGAAACTCCAGCTCCAGGTACGTCGGAATTTGGTATgctcaaaaaaatgaaaaagatcaAAAGGCAGTGGTTTGGGTAGCAAACAGAAACGACCCCATCAATGATACCTCTGGTGTCCTTACTATAGACAGGTATGGGAGACTGCTTCTTTATTCTAACAATATGCAGAACATTCCTGTGTCGTCTACAAATGTGACGGTTCAAACTGCGAGCACTAGTTGCAGGGCTCAGCTTTTAGATTCTGGAAATTTAGTTCTTTTCCGGGATAATAAAAGCAAAAATTTTATGTGGCAGAGTTTTGATTATCCTACAGATACTCTCCTTCCGGGTATGAAACTAGGCGTGAATTGGAAATTGGGGATAGAATGGGTCTTAACATCTTGGAAGTCACAAGATGACCCTGGAACTGGGGAATGTAAGATTAAcaggaatatatatatacctaaATTACTAATCACAAGTTTGCCAATTGAATCACCGTAAATCAAGAACAAACTAATTATTCACCATTAAACATGTTTATGGAAAACTGATGTATTTGCAGAAACACTAACCTGCAGAACCCGATATGGAAGACGAAGCCATCGCAGCTTGTTGATCTAATAACCTTCTCCTCTTTAGCAATCACAAGTGCTTTCCAAACAATAGGTATTTGGTACAAAAGAAGCAGACATTGCAAGAGCAGTGATtatgatcatatatatatatggtcgtTCTAATCATTCCCCTATTAGAATTCTTATAGAACTCGAACAAGTAATCCATATTACAAGTGACTCTTAAAAGATAAAGTACAGAGATAAATCCCTCAACAACAAGGACTTTGTAATTATAATCCTACAAGAAAAAGGATTTCACTAAGCTTATCAACATGACTATTCCATTCAAAAGATTTATACTACTCGGCTCTTTCAATTCATACTCATactcttacattctcccacttgagtatgACATATGATTAACAACCTTATAAATCATGGAAGTGATCACTAAGTCCATACCAACAGAAAACTTATCTTCACATTCGACGTTACTCAAGCACTTCAAAGCATGGAACTCATAAGTCTCTTTTGTCCATCACAAAATTAACTTAAGAATCACAGCATGCCTAAATTG is from Malus sylvestris chromosome 5, drMalSylv7.2, whole genome shotgun sequence and encodes:
- the LOC126624341 gene encoding G-type lectin S-receptor-like serine/threonine-protein kinase RKS1 — protein: MACGQNPMVLSQGRVGFFGSPMAWASDRLILYCPRSCCDCAKGLIHASAKKMLLKALLVVSLLIPFCTSIDTIEMDQHVKDGDLLVSKENIFALGFFSPRNSSSRYVGIWYAQKNEKDQKAVVWVANRNDPINDTSGVLTIDRYGRLLLYSNNMQNIPVSSTNVTVQTASTSCRAQLLDSGNLVLFRDNKSKNFMWQSFDYPTDTLLPGMKLGVNWKLGIEWVLTSWKSQDDPGTGECKINRNIYIPKLLITSLPIESP